In the Candidatus Delongbacteria bacterium genome, ACAGCATGTCCTTCTCGGGAAGAGGCGGAGGTGCCAGGTCGGGGTGTTCCAGATCGCGGGTCAGTTCCCGCAGGTACACCCTGGCGTCGGCGGGGATGCCCAGTTCAATGGGCTGGATCAGGCGAGCGCTGCCATTGGATTCCACCAGGAACAGGGCGTCCCGGGAGGCAAGTTGAAGCTGCTCGCGGCCTTCGACCGTGTCGCGACGCACGCTGAGGTCGTCCAGTTCAACACGGAACCGCAGGCCGTCTTCGTCCTGGGAGAGTATCCGGACAGTGGCGGCCCGGGACAGCCCCGTGCACAGCAGCAGCCCCAGGAGCCAGACCCGCCAGTCAGCGGGAACGATACCAGCGGACGAATTCCCGGAGGCCTTGTGGAACACGGGTCGTGGGGGTGTAGCCATAGGTCTTCCTCGCGTGCTCAAGATCCGCCCAGGTCTGATCCACATCGCCGGGCTGGTTGGGCATCCAGCGGATCTTCGCCGATTTTCCAGTGGCCACCTCGATCTCGCGGATGAGTTCCGCCAATGAAGTGGTCTGTGATTCGCCAAGGTTTACAATATCGTACCCGAATTCGGTAGAAAGAACACGATCGATGCCCTGCACGATATCCGCGATGAAGGTATAGTCCCGGCGGGACGTCCCATCTCCGTAGAGCGTCAGTTCCTGCCCGTGTTCCACCTTGTGCACGAAGTTGTGAATGGCCATTTCAGGACGCTGCCGGGGCCCGAACACCGTGAAGAAGCGCAGACATGCGATCTGGAAACCATGCAGCTTATGCCAGGTGTGACAGATCAGTTCCCCGGCCTTCTTGGTGGCCGCATAGGGGGAGATGGGATTGTCGACCGAATCCGTCTCGGAAAACGGCACTTTTGGGTTGTTTCCGTATACGGAACTGGACGAGGCGAACAGCATGCGGCCCACACCGGCACGGCGCATGGCTTCCAGCAGGACCATGGTCCCGCGGACATTGACATCCTCGTAAAGCAGGGGATCTTCGATCGACGGCCTGACTCCCGCGCGGGCGGCCAGGTGAACCACGGTATCGATCGGGCTGTGGGCGAACAGGTCGTCGAGGCAGGCGGCATCGCGGATATCACCCGTGACCAGCCTGTAGGCAGGATGAACCTGAGCCTGACGGATATTGGCGTGCTTGATGGCGGGGTCGTAGAAGCTGT is a window encoding:
- a CDS encoding SDR family NAD(P)-dependent oxidoreductase, translated to MHVLVTGAAGFIGSNLCDHLLAAGHRVTALDNFDSFYDPAIKHANIRQAQVHPAYRLVTGDIRDAACLDDLFAHSPIDTVVHLAARAGVRPSIEDPLLYEDVNVRGTMVLLEAMRRAGVGRMLFASSSSVYGNNPKVPFSETDSVDNPISPYAATKKAGELICHTWHKLHGFQIACLRFFTVFGPRQRPEMAIHNFVHKVEHGQELTLYGDGTSRRDYTFIADIVQGIDRVLSTEFGYDIVNLGESQTTSLAELIREIEVATGKSAKIRWMPNQPGDVDQTWADLEHARKTYGYTPTTRVPQGLREFVRWYRSR